A segment of the Candidatus Omnitrophota bacterium genome:
TGAGGCAGTATAATGCACGCTCCTCGCGCTCCCCCCGTACTTTACGTTTGCCGAACTGATGTTAATTATCCTTCCTCCGTCATTTCTTTTCATATTCATAAATGCGGCTGCCGAAAGATAATATGGGGCTTTAACATTTAAGTCAAAGGTATAGTCCCATGATTTTTCAGCCAATTTAGAAAAATGCTCATAATCATAAATTGCTCCCGCATTATTAACAAGAACATCTATACGTCCGTACTTTTTAACAAAGTTTCCGACGAGAGTATTTCTGCTTTCTGGCTTTTGAAGGTCGCCCTGAAACAGTTCAATCCTGATGCCTTTTTTCTTTATTTCTTCCGCAAGCCGAACAGCATTCTTTTTAGCGCTGCAATAATGTATCCCCAGACAGGCGCCGTAAGAAGCAAAAAGCCTCGCAATGCCTGCTCCTATACCGCCGCTAGCACCCGTAATCAAGACTTTTTTGTCCTTTATATCTTTAAATTCCGACATTATTTTTCCTTAATTTCTTTCAGCGTGAGTTTTTTCAGGAAACCCTTGGGGCTGGAAGTTATTCTTAGTCTGTTATACCGCGGATCGATCACAAACTGCTTGTTTTTTCCGGTGAACTCCTCAATTGCCTTAAGCGGGTTGTCCTCTTTCCACTCCGGTTTTCCATCAGGAATGTTCCATGCCCATTCCCGAGCGCCGTCCATCGTCACTATATAACTTCCGGGAGTCACCATTCCACTATACATGGCAAGCTCCTTCAGAACATGTTCTTTAGAGTGGTTTGAATCAAGCACAACCATAACTTTATCAGTATCCTTTATATATTTCTTGACCTCAATAATAGCCCTCTCCGAAACAGAACTCTCTTCAATCATCTCTATCCTGTGTTTCATAGGGTGTTTATCAAGAGCCGCCCGGTTGTGTTTGCGTATTTCGACATCGACACCTATAACTCTCCCTTTTCCTATCAGTTCGAACAGCGAGGCATAAAAAACCAGAGAACCGCCATGCGCAATGCCACATTCAACAATAATATCGGGGCGTTCCTTCCAGATAAGCTCTTGCATCATCATTATGTCTTCGGGAAACTGGATTATAGGTATGCCCATCCATTTAACGTCATGAGTAAGCTTGTACTGCGCATAGAGTTTTACCCATAGTTTACTGACAAGCTCAAGCCCTTCCTCAGAGTACACATCAACGGTCGTTGTCTCTTCCCCTTCAACCAGTGTTATTTTTGCGTCATTACTCATCTTACCTCCGTATTATAAAGCATCATGCTGGTCACCGACATAGATTATCTTGCTGCCCTGCGGTTCAAACATGAAAGGAGATTCCTTCAAGTCGGACAAAACCGCTCGGACTTCGTCCTGTTTACATTCCTCGCAATATAGCAAAAGAAATCCTCCGGCGCCCGCGCCCAGTATCTTTCCGCCAAGAGCCCCGGCTTCTCTGGCCTTCTGGTAGTATTCATTTATCTGGTCCGTGGTTACACCTTTTGCCAGCTTTGTCTTGATGAGCCAGCCTTCGTGCAGTATCTCACCAAATCTGCTCAAATCATTATTTATAAGACAACAACGCAGATCTTTTGCCAATCCGACAATCTGGTTAAGATAATCAATATTGGATGATGCATTTTTATCCTGTTCTTCAAGAATATCCGAGGAAACTCTTGAAATACCTGTGTAGAAGAGCATTAGTTTACTGTTTAATAATTCCCTGGTATCTCTTTTATATATAATCGGATCGACAAACACGGTCTCATCCTTGTTGAACTGTATATAGCTCAGCCCACCGTATGCAACTGCATACTGATCCTGCTTGCCGATAGGATTTTTCAGTATATCAATTTCTATCTTGCATGCTTCCCTGGCCAGTTTTGCGGCTGATACGTGCACTCCCTTGTAGGCATAAAGCGCGTTAAGAACACCTACCGCAAGACTGCTTGATGACCCCAACCCTATACCGGCAGAGCCAAGCGGAATATCTCCCATATAAACAACTTCTACTCCTTTCTCTATCCCAACAACCTTCAGAGCTTCCCTG
Coding sequences within it:
- a CDS encoding SDR family oxidoreductase, which produces MSEFKDIKDKKVLITGASGGIGAGIARLFASYGACLGIHYCSAKKNAVRLAEEIKKKGIRIELFQGDLQKPESRNTLVGNFVKKYGRIDVLVNNAGAIYDYEHFSKLAEKSWDYTFDLNVKAPYYLSAAAFMNMKRNDGGRIINISSANVKYGGSARSVHYTASKAALENLTLGFAREGAKYNILVNSIRCGLIATQMHEKIKGYNEKLFKQRIELIPLKRSGKPIDIARMVLYLASECGSFITGETFTVAGGD
- a CDS encoding hydroxylase, giving the protein MSNDAKITLVEGEETTTVDVYSEEGLELVSKLWVKLYAQYKLTHDVKWMGIPIIQFPEDIMMMQELIWKERPDIIVECGIAHGGSLVFYASLFELIGKGRVIGVDVEIRKHNRAALDKHPMKHRIEMIEESSVSERAIIEVKKYIKDTDKVMVVLDSNHSKEHVLKELAMYSGMVTPGSYIVTMDGAREWAWNIPDGKPEWKEDNPLKAIEEFTGKNKQFVIDPRYNRLRITSSPKGFLKKLTLKEIKEK
- a CDS encoding GHMP kinase; translated protein: MIISRTPLRASFAGGGSDLASYYSTGFGAVVSAAINKYIYITVNKKFDDLIRVSYSKTEMVDHIDKVEHNIIREALKVVGIEKGVEVVYMGDIPLGSAGIGLGSSSSLAVGVLNALYAYKGVHVSAAKLAREACKIEIDILKNPIGKQDQYAVAYGGLSYIQFNKDETVFVDPIIYKRDTRELLNSKLMLFYTGISRVSSDILEEQDKNASSNIDYLNQIVGLAKDLRCCLINNDLSRFGEILHEGWLIKTKLAKGVTTDQINEYYQKAREAGALGGKILGAGAGGFLLLYCEECKQDEVRAVLSDLKESPFMFEPQGSKIIYVGDQHDAL